The following is a genomic window from bacterium.
TGAAATTATTGGCTCAAATGTTATAATTCCTCCTGCAAGGGATGTAAAAACCGCAAAAGAGAGATTGGAAAAAAGTGAAAAGGGCGAATTTAAATGTTATGACTGGTGGTTTTGTTATAAAAAATTGAAATAAAAAGGAGGGAGATATGTGCAAAAGTTGTGGCTGTGGAATAAAAAGAGAAAAAAAGAAATATGTATGTAAAAAGTGTGGGAAAGAGTCAGAAAAACAGGAAATATGCTGTGGTGAAAAGATGGTAGAAAAGGAATGAAAGTAATAGGGATATGTGGTAGTCCGAGGAAAAATGGAAATTCAGAAATATTACTTGATGAATTTTTGAGTTATTTTAAAGAAAAAGCAGAAGTTAGAAAAATATATCTGAATTTATTAAAATTTGTCCCATGTCAGGAATGTGAAAATATAAGAAAAGATGGTAGATGTAAGATAAATGATGATATGCAGAATGTTTATGATGAGATAGAAAATTCAGATATAGTTG
Proteins encoded in this region:
- a CDS encoding desulfoferrodoxin, producing MCKSCGCGIKREKKKYVCKKCGKESEKQEICCGEKMVEKE